The sequence ACAATTCCTGCGATTTCTGATATACAGGCAGCGATTCGTATTTGCGTAAACTTCGGGACATGTTTTTGAATGTGCAAATGTGCGTATATGCAAATGTGCAAATTATTCCATTTCAAAACATATTCACATCCGCACATTTGCATATACGCACATTAATCCTGCATCTGCACATTCGCACACTTGCACATCTGCACATTCGCACTATCTTTGCCCTCACTATGAATATCCTGATCCTCGGTTCGGGCGGAAGGGAAAGCGCCTTCGCCTGGAAAATCGCCCAAAGCCCCAAATGCAGCCAGTTGTTTATTGCGCCCGGTAATGCCGGCACATCGCAATATGGCACTACCATTAATGTTAAGGTGACCGATTTTGCGGGGATCAAGCAAATATGCCTTGATCATGCTATCGACCTGGTGCTGGTTGGCCCCGAAGAGCCGCTGGTAAAAGGCGTGCACGATTATTTTTTGGCCGATGATGCCATTAAACATATCCCCGTAGTTGGTCCGCAGGCCGAGGGCGCGCAGTTAGAGGGCAGTAAGGATTTCAGCAAGCAGTTTATGCAGCGCCATAATATCCCTACCGCAGCATCGCAAACATTTACTAAAGACACACTGAATGAAGGCATTGCTTACCTGGCCACCGCCGGTTTACCCATCGTGTTAAAAGCCGATGGTTTAGCCGCCGGAAAAGGTGTACTGATCTGCAGCACTCTTGAAGAAGCCGAGCACGAACTGAAAGAAATGCTGACCGAAGCCAAATTTGGCGATGCCAGCAGCAAGGTGGTGATTGAGCAATTTTTACAGGGTATCGAACTTTCGGTATTTGTGATGACCGACGGCAACAGTTATAAGATATTACCTGAAGCAAAGGATTATAAACGCATTGGCGAAGGCGATACCGGCCTGAACACCGGTGGCATGGGTTCGGTTTCTCCCGTTCCGTTTGCGGATGCTGATTTTATAAAAAAGGTAGAAGACCGCATTGTGATCCCAACCGTTGAAGGTTTGAAGAAAGAAGGCATCCCTTACAAAGGCTTCATCTTCATCGGCCTGATGAATTGTGCTGGCGATCCATACACCATTGAATACAACGCCCGCATGGGCGACCCCGAGACCGAAAGCGTAATGATGCGTATCGATAGCGACTTTGTAGACTTGCTGCAAGGCGTAGCCGAAGGTAACCTGCACGAAAAGGCGTTCAGTATATCGCCAAAAACTGCGGCTACCGTAGTTTGTGTGGCCGGCGGCTACCCTGGCGATTATATGAAGGGCCAGGTAATTACCGGGCTTGACAACATGCGCGGTTCGCAGGTTTTCCAGGCGGGGACTGCGTTGCAGGGTGAAGATGTGGTTACCTCGGGCGGGCGTGTGTTGATGGTAACCTCGTTGCAGGATACCATGTTTGAAGCGCTGCAACAGGCTACAGCCGATGCCAGCCGCATTTATTACGATGGCAAAACATTCAGAAAAGATATTGGGTTTGATTTGATATAAGCCCCCTAACCCCCTGAAGCGGGAATAAAAAATAAAACGATGGAACATAAAGCCAAATCACTTCGACCATTCATCGGTAGTAAGGATTTTGAAACATCCCGCAGGTTTTACCGCGACCTTGGTTTTGAGGAAGTAGTGCTGGCCCATAATTTATCGGTGTTTAAAACGGGCAACCAGGCGTTTTACCTGCAGGATTATTACGCGAAGGATTGGGTGGATAATACCATGCTGTTTTTAGAGGTAGATGATGTGGACCGTTACTGGAAGGAACTGCTGGCTCTTGATCTGCCTGCCAAATATCCGGGTGCAAGGGTAAGTCCGCCGCGGGTTGAAGCGTGGGGGAAGGAATGTTTTCTGCACGATCCGGCGGGAATACTTTGGCATATCGGGGAGTTTTTTGGGTAGGTCGTTCGGGCATTCGTTACGCTGTCATTGAGTCATTTGGGTTAATGGTAATGCATAGCTGGTAGGCTCACCCGGTCGTTGCTTCGCCCGACCACCCTCTCTGCTGCGCAAAGAGGGAATAACGATCTATAAGAACTTCCTGCCCTCTTTCCGCGCAGCGAAGAGAGGGCCGACCAGCGAAGCGTCGTAGGGGTGAGTATACACATTTGCACATCCTCCTCCCATCTCCCCAAAAAAATCCCTATTTTTGCATTTTTAAATAATACGCTTAATACTATCATATGAGTATTGCCCTATCCGAACAGGAAATTTTCCGCCGCAAATCGTTACAGGATCTGCGCGACTTAGGCATTAACCCTTACCCGGCCGAAGCTTATAAAGTCACCGCGCATGCGAAAGATATTACCGAAAACTTTAACAGCCAGCCCGATAACTATAAAGAAGTAACCATTGCCGGTCGGATCATGACCCGCCGCATTATGGGCAGCGCGTCGTTCTTCGAGTTGCAGGACAGCACCGGCCGTATACAGGTATATATCAAACGTGATGATATTTGCCCCGATGAGGATAAAACCCTGTACAATACCGTATTTAAAAAACTATTGGATATCGGCGATTACGTAGGCGTACGCGGGTTCGCGTTCATTACGCAAACCGGTGAACTATCGGTACATACACAGGAACTAACCATCCTTTCAAAATCGCTTAAACCACTTCCGGTGGTAAAACGCGATGACGCGGGCAATATCTTCGACGGGTTTACCGATCCGGAAATGCGTTACCGTCAGCGTTATGTTGACCTAACCGTTAACCCCGATTTTAAAAATATCTTCATCGCCCGTTCTAAAGTGATCAGCACTATGCGCGGTTATTTTAATGATCAGGGTTGGATGGAAGTCGAAACGCCGATACTGCAAGCCGTTCACGGCGGTGCGGCTGCCCGCCCGTTCATGACGCATCACAACACGCTGGATATGCCTTTATACCTGCGCATAGCTAACGAGTTGTACCTGAAAAGATTGATCGTAGCCGGCTTTGACGGCGTATATGAGTTTGGTAAAATGTTCCGTAACGAGGGCATGGACCGCACCCACAACCCCGAGTTCACCGCAATGGAGATCTATGTAGCCTATAAAGATTATATCTGGATGATGGCCATGGTTGAGGAATGTTTGGCCAAAGTGGCGATGGCTGTGCATGGCAAAACCTTAATTAAAGTAGGCAGCAACGAAATTGAATTTGGCGGCGAATACGAAAAGCTATCGATGTACGATTCTATTTTGAAATACACCGGCATCGACGTTTCGGCTATGGACGAGGCCGCCCTGCGCCAAACCTGCCGCGACCTGGCTATCGAGGTGGACAGCACCATGGGCAAAGGCAAACTGGTTGACGAAATCTTCTCGGCAAAAGTTGAAGCTAACCTGATCCAGCCGACCTATATTACCGATTACCCTATCGAAATGACCCCGCTGGCTAAAAAGCACCGCAGCAAAGATGGTTTGGTTGAGCGTTTCGAACTATTTGTTAACGGTAAAGAGATAGCCAACGCGTACTCGGAGTTGAACGACCCTATCGATCAGCGCGAGCGTTTTGAAGATCAGCTGTTACTGGCCGGCAGGGGTGATGAAGAAGCTATGGCGATGGACGACGACTTTTTACGCGCGCTGGAATACGGTATGCCGCCAACATCGGGCCTGGGTATCGGTATCGACCGCCTGGTGATGCTAATGACCAACCAAAGCACCATTCAGGAAGTATTGTTCTTCCCGCAGATGCGCCCCGAAAAGAAGGCTAAAGTGGCTACTGCCGATGACTTTATAGCCGCCGGTGTACCTGCTGAATGGGTACCTGTGCTTAATAAAATGGGCTTCAATACCGTTGAAGAACTGAAAGCCGGTAACCCGAATAAAGTATTTAACGATTTGGGCGGTATGCGCAAAAAACTGAAACTGGATATACCTATGCCGACTAAGGACGAGGTGATGAAGTGGTTTGAGTAGACCCCTCCCAACCCTCCCCGAAGGGGAGGACTTAAGAAATATTGTCATTGCGAGCGATAGCGTGGACAACCGACCAACGGGAGTTCATTAATACCTTAAAGAAACAATTAAGTACATTAATAATCCCATAGGACATGCAACAAGGACCTGCCTATGAGATTGCCGCGTCGCCCCAAGGCACAGCCCCCCGCCGCTCCTTGCAATGACATTGGGGTCACACCATCAACACCATCAAAGCATCCAAAACCCTGCCCTCAACCAGCAGGGTTTTTGCTTTTAGCTGCAATTGCAATTCGCGGGTATGGCTATCGCCAATGGTAGCATCCAGTATTTCTTTTATTTCGGGGGTTTGGGCAAATGTGTTAACAGCCTCGTCATCGGGCAAAGCGGTCAGGTTGCCCAGTTGGCCAAGGTCGTTGCCGGTTAATACCGATGAATTACGGATGTTATAAGGCAGTGCATCGATCCCGATACCTATATGTCGGTTAGGTTTTTCTACCATAAACAGGTTATCAGGCGTAACGCGGCAGTACCAATCGCCGCCCAGGCGGGCCACATGATCCATTTTGGTTTGATCGATCTTACCATCGGCGCCCAAAACGGCTTCGTTAATATGCATCAGTTTGATCTCGGCAAGGATCAAATTTCCGGCGCCGGGGCCATCGCCCAAAGCGATGATGTCGTTCACCACACATTCAAACTGCACGAATGATTCGGCTACACGCGGCGGCTTCACCAGTTCAGATGGCACCCGTGTAAAGCCTGCCTTTTCAAACTCGCAGACACCTTTGGCATACTCCACACTGCTTAACGATGTTTGCTGCACCATGTGATAGTTCACGATGTTAATGACGCACTCCTTTACCTCTAACAAATTTTCGAGGCTGTGCTTGGTAGTATTATCGCGAACCCTGCGCGCCGGCGAGAAAATACACACCGGCGGATTAGTGCTGAACATATTAAAAAAACTGAACGGGCTGAGATTGGTTTTACCCTCGCTATCGATGGTGCTTACCAGTGCAATTGGTCGCGGGGCTATGGCATATTGCAGGTAATTCTGCAATTCCATAGGGGTTAGGTCGGCTACATTCAGGCTTAACATATTGGCGATAAAGGTATAAATTTAACGGTAATAGTATCATAGCCACATTAGGGCGTAACATTTTTTAAAGCCTGCGTAAAAATAAACTTAACATAAAATTAACATAAACATGATAGCTTTGTTACAAGTCATAAATCATCCGCATGCAACAACGCCTCTACCGCTCGGCATTCCCAAATGCAAACGATCTGTTCTATAACCATTTTAACCATGTGGCAGAAAATGCCGTGGAAATGGCTAAACTACTTCACGAGGCTATCACCTCCGACGATGAACAGAAGCCGCAATATAACGCCATCAACCGCCTGCGGGCCAAAAGCCAGGAGTTGACACACCGTGCATCAAGCGATTCGGGCAAGTCGTTTATCTCTCCGTTCGACAGGGGCGATATGTACAGCCTGGTGAGGGCAATAGATACCGTAGCTGGCTTTATCAATATATCATCGCGCCGTATTAATCTTTACCAGCCGGCCAGCATCACTCCCCCGCTTAAAGAATTAGCCGGCTTGATTGTTGAATGCTGCGTGGAACTGGAGAAATGTGTACACGCGATAAGCGATATTAAGAACACAAAAGCCATTACCGACTGCATTAACAGTGTAAAGGCGTTGGAACACTATGCCGATAAGGTATACAACAAAGCCGTGGCCGACTTACTGACCGGCGAACCAAACGCTATCGAACTGATCAAATACAACGAAATTTTGCACGCGCTGGAAACCACTACCGATAAATGCGAGCAGGTAACTACGGTGATAGAAAGCATTGTGGTAAAGAATAGCTAATATACAAATGTGCGTATTAGCAGATGTGCAAATGATTTGATTTTGAAAAATAGCTGCATATTTGTGTATCTGCACATCTGCTATGCGTCTAAAAAAAACATCACTTTTATTCCTGCTTGCCGGGCTATTCCTGCAATTAACGGTTTTCGCCCAGGTAAGTCCTAAATATCAGTTAAAGGCCCAAAACTATGTATTGGCTAAAAACTATTACCTGCTTAACCTGGTACAACTTTCGCCGCAGGTAAAACGCCTGCTGATCAATGACCCCGAATTAACTAAAGTAGCTTCGGATAAAGTTGAAGCGATAAAAGCATCGCTCGATTGCAAGGATGCCGCCTGCTACACCAGCCAGCTAAAATTCACCAATGAAGAGATAAAGATAGTTGGTAACAGGCTGGCACAACTATATAAATCCAACAATGCGCTGGGCCTGCTGGTAAAAAACGACCTGATCCCATCGGGCGCTTATATCCTTAACAAAAACCTGTCGCCGCAGCAACAATTGGTAAAAGCCTGGGAGCAGGATGCAGAGGGCGTTAACTACGCCATCAGCGTTTATGCCGATGGGAAAAAGCCCCTTTATGCCGATATCGATTCCATCAGCTTTAATGTAAAGGCAAAGGCGTATCCGGCAGTTTTGTTCGATGCGGCCTCGGTAGCGCTGAGCGAGTGCAAAGGCAGCAAACTTTTTTTTGAACCGGTGCTTACCTACGCCCTGCAAGCTATGGAAATAAACGGCCGCCACGATGCCGCCAACTTCGAACCACTTAGTGCCGGATTGAACAAGGTTGCGTTGCAAAATATTAAACAAACCAACTGGAGTAAATACAAATACTCGGCTATATTGATATTAGGTGCAGGCCCGGGCGATCTGCTGACTTCCATCAGCGCTACCGGAATGCTGCGTTGCCGTATGGGTGCCGCGCGGTATTTCGCCGGCCTTGCCCCTTTCATCATCGTTTCGGGCGGGATGGCGCATCCCTATAAAACTAAATACTGCGAAGCGGTGGAAATGAAAAAGTTTTTGGTTGAGAACCTGCACGTACCTGCTAAGGCTGTAATTGTTGAAACCCAGGCCCGCCATACCACCACCAACGTACGTAACGCTGTCCGGTTAATTTATCATTACGGGATGCCGTTTAACAAGGCATTCGCCACGGTAAGCAGCAAAAGCCATGTAGAATCAGTTGCTGCCAGCATGGCCGAACGTTGCATTAAGGAGTTGAAATATGTACCTTATAAAGTAGGCAATCGTATAGATGATAACGCGCTTGAATTATACCCTCTGGTTGATGCCCTGCAAATTAACCCGATAGAGCCGCTGGATCCGCGGTAGTTGACTCCCTTTATTAACCAATTTGTCATTTCGAACGAACTATGTGGTGGGAGGTGTGGTTGCGTAAGGAGAGATCTTATACATGCGACCGGCTGCGCATATAAGATTTCTCACCCTTGCCTCACTTTTGCCCCTCCCACTAAGGGTTCGAAATGACAAATCATATTTAAAAAGAGGGACCAACACGATAACCTCAAGAGGGGAAATAAAAAATCCGCCTAATTATAAAACGTCCACGATACGCCAAGCTTTAGCGCCCTGTCCTGCATGGGGTAGCGCACCACGGTATAAAAACCATTGCTTTGCAGGCCCTGGTTGGCATAATCGTACTGGATGAACAGGTTGGTGCGCTGCAAGGTAGCCTTTAAGTATACGCTGGCGTATGGATACGAATTATAGGTAACATTGGCCCCGTTATAAAACTGCCCGATACCAATGGCATAAGATGGCGCAACATAAGGTGTATTATAACGTACGCTAAGGCCGCCCACCATGTCGATAGCATCAAATAAACGCTTACCATAGTACAGATTGCTGTACAGGTAAACCTCGGGCGTGCGCAGGGTAGATTGATAATCGGTTTTTTGATATACCAGGTAATTATCAAAATGGATGCGGCGCCAGGTGAGTTTCTTTTCAACGCTTAGTTTCAACAGGTTGATGGGTGCTGTAATTTGCTGTGGCGTGGCATCAATACCCCCGGGCTGCGCGCCAAAGTAGATATAATCGTTTATCATGAAGTACTCGGCCTTCAGATCAAGCTGCAGGGCATCGTTAATATAGTTGAACGATACGTTCTCTGTCTTCTGGTTCTTCAGATCGGGGTGGAAGATGTAATGATTGGAGATCCAGCTGGATGCTACCAGTGGCGGCGCGTTGTTTTGCGCATAGGCGCCTAATATAATACGCCCAGTTTTGTTGTTCCCGGCCAGGGTAAACTTTACATCGTACAAATAGTCGCCAAAGTTGCGCCCCTGCGCCACCTGGTGAAAATCGGCATCAAGCAATACCCGGTTGCTAAATTTATAGCCCAGTTTAGCCCTTAAGGTGATGTTTTGAAAAGTGGCAGCCTGCTTCTGCGTTTCCTGGCTTAACTTACCAAATACGGTCAGCACCGAATCGCTTACGTATTGCTTGTAATTATACAGATCATGGATCAGACCAAGGTCGAGCTTTAACTCGTTCTTCACAAAGCTTACCGATTTTGGCCGCAGGTAAAAACTATACGAAAACTCGTTATGGATATCCTGAACATAGAGCGAATCGTTAGATAGCACCGAGTTGAAATAATAATCGGGGAAAACTTTGTAGGTATCGGCCCCGCTTTGGAAATAGCCATACGTTTGCTTGTTATACATAAACGTATGCATTACCCGTTGTGTAGGCTGTATATTGGCCAGTTCGTTACCCCGGGCGGCGCTATCAATATGGCCGATATAGTAAAACTGCTTCAAATAAAAGCCATTGTTGGTGATACGGGCTTTTGCATTTGGCAATCGTACAGCCTCGGTGGTTTTATCAAACGATCCTTTTGTGAATACGCTATCGTTCAATATACCGCCGCTTTCGGGCGCTTTTAGATTATTGAAAAAGATATTGGTAAGCAAATTATACCGCTTCCCCTTCGATTCGTACCAACTGAAGATGGCCGCGTTCAGCTCGCTTACATTCTGCCGGTTATAATACCCGGTCGAACCGATGATGTCGAACTTAGCGCCAATATTTAGTTGCGGGTTGATATTTTCGCTCACCACTGCCTTAAATACCTGTTCCTTTCTGCCCGCCGTGTATAGCTGCAGGTTACTGTAGGGTACCCTTGCCCGGTAATAGGTCATATCCTGCGGGTACATCATGTAAGCATCCAGGTAATGCAGACCTACATCAAAACCCACCTTTTTTTGCGGCTCAAAAAGCAGCGGGCGCGATGCTAAACCTAAACTACCCAGGCCAATGGTAGGGTGTTTGGGCTGATAAAGCGGACTGTAGTTCTCAAAATTAACAATGCCTGTATCCAACTGCAATACCTGGGTGCTGTCGCTCAGCAGGCGCTCGTTGGTTATGCGGATAAATTTGGCCGAAAACACCACCGAATCGTGCTTGTTCTCTTCCTTTTTACGCAGGCTGTCCATCATTTCGGCCTCGGTCATGGGTTTAACCTGGCGCCGGGTGGTGGTATCGGGAAACATGGAGCTTTGCTGTTGCTGCTGCGTTTGGTTGGGATTGGTAAACTGCGCGAACGCGGGCTTCACAAAAAAGCACACCATCAGCAATAACAGGTATTTAATTTTTTTGAACATTAAAGGCCGGCAATCAGTTCTTTTAAAATCAATGTCATATTTGGTTCGGCATCCTGGGCCACCTTTATAATTTCCTCAACCGATACCGGTTTCAGCGTATCAGGGAAACCTTCGTCGGTTAATACCGATATGGCAAATACTGGCAATCCCATGTGGTTAGCTACAATTACTTCGGGTACGGTGCTCATGCCTACCGCGTCGCCACCAATAATGCGCAAAAACTTGTACTCGGCACGGGTTTCCAGGTTAGGGCCGCTCACGGCTACATAAACGCCCTTGTGGCAGGTAATATTATTGGCTGCTGCAATATCCAGCGCTTTATCAATCAGTTCAAGGCGGTAAGGTTCGCTCATATCGGGGAAACGCGGGCCTAACTCCTCCTCGTTGCGGCCAACCAAAGGGTTATGCGGTTGCAGGTTAATATGGTCTGATATTACCATCAGATCGCCTTTTTTAAAGGTTTTATTGAGCGCGCCGCTTGCGTTTGATACCAGCAGGGTTTTAATGCCCAACATTTTCATCACCCGCACCGGGAAAGTGATCTGCTGCATGTTATAGCCTTCGTAATAGTGCAGGCGGCCCTGCATGGCCACCACCTTTTTACCGGCCAGCGTGCCAAATATCAGCTTACCCGAGTGGAACTCTAAGGTAGAGATGGGAAAATCAGGAATGTTCGAATACATCAGTTGCTTTTCAACTGTAATTTCGTTTACCAAACCGCCAAGGCCGGTACCTAATATAATGCCTACTTCGGGCTCAAAATCGCCAATGCGGTTTTTAATGTAAGCCGCGGTGTGCTGTATGCTTTCTAACATAATCGTTAATTAGTGTATCAAATTGTTGTTTGCCATTATTTAAAAATTCCGTGCCGATGGGCAGGGTATAAAATGGCAATTGCCGCGTTAAAGGGAGCAGTTCCTGTTCTCCTAAACGCTGCATATCTTTTTCTGTTGTGATAATTATTTTTTTATCTGATGGGCATGTCTCAACATCAGCAGCAAGTTTAGCAATATTTTTTAAGCTAAAGCGATGATGATCGGGGTAATTGTGATGGATGACCTGGGCGCCCCATTGTTTAATGTAGTTGAGCATGGGTTGGGGCTTAGCAATACCGGTCAATAAAAACACGGTGGTATTATCATCAACCTGTACATCAGCAGCCTTACCATCCTTATCCTGCAAGGGCAAATAATTTATCGTGGTGAAAAATAGTTGCTGATGTGCGTAAGGTTTTACAATTCCCTTTAAACGCTTTCGCTCATCAACGGAAATATCCGCAGGGCATTTACTGATGACGATCACATCCGCCCGCTTTCGCCCGCCAAAAAATTCGCGGCGGTTACCGGCCGGCAGCATCAGGTTAAGACCCTGTAGTTGCTGATAATCGAATAATAAAATGCTGAAGCCCGGTTTAATGGCGCGGTGCTGATAGGCATCATCTAAAATAATTACATCGTTACCTGCAAGCAGTTGCTGCGCGCCAGCCACTCTATTTTCGCATACGGTTACATTTACATCCGGGAATTTATGCTTAAACTGCGCTGGTTCATCACCAATTTCGGCTGCTGTAGATGTTATATCCGCTTTTATAAAACCGGTGGTTTGGCGCCCATAACCCCTACTTAAGCTAGCCAGTTGATATTGGTTTTTGAGCAGCCGGATGAGGTATTCGGTCATAGGCGTTTTGCCCGAACCGCCCACATCTAAATTACCGACGGAAATAATGGGGATACCGAAGCCCGTGCTTTTAAAAACGCCCGCATCATAACACCAGTTGCGGATGGCGGTAACCAGGCCGTACAGTAGCGAAAAGGGTAATAAAAGCAGGCGTAAATACTTCATTTTGGCGGGTAAAGATACGAAACTACGGTCAACAGCGGTTTAGTCATCGTATAATCTCGCATAACCCGCTACAGCTACACTACCAAAACTCCACCCACCGCCTGCCATTTTTTTGAACACATCTTTTTAATCTGATATAGGCTTTCGCTGTTACACAGGATATTTGCTCACCGTATTCAGGTCGATAACCCGGATTTGGCTTGGGCATGCGTAAAAACCTGAGAAAAATATCGATAATAACTGTTATAAATGGTGGCGAAAGCTTGTCAGTATCCCTAAAAACCACGGCAGTGGTGAGAAAGCGAAAATCTGAACAAACACATGCATTGCATTATAAATCAGCATGTTGCGTGTTCAATTTTTGTTCAAAAAAAGCACTTTTTTGTTCAATTATTTCTTCGCGTGAAACAGATATGCCTTTCCCGAACTATGAACTTGCAATTTCAAAAGATGCGCCCTTACGATAGTACACGAAAAAGCGTCTTAATACCTGATCTTCAGTTTCAGCAAAATAAAATGCAGCAGCCAGATAGGGCCGATCAGAAGGAACTTGACGTCATCTAAAAACGAGGGCTTCTTCCCCTCTATTTTATGCCCGATAAACTGCCCGATCCACGATAGCACAAACACCACCAGGCACGATTGCCATAGCGCCGGTCCGCCGGTGGTATGCCATTGCTCCAGCACTGTGATGCCGTAGCAAAAGCCCATTACAATAATGAGCATCAGATACGATAGCACAGGCGACAATTTATAGTAATAAAATATAGCAAAGGCGATAAGGAACGATGCCCAGTTGAACATCCCATTATACTTACCCAAAAAACCGATATGCGGAAACGGGATAGCCCACACCAGGCCCAGCAGGCTGAATACAATCAGCGGCACGCAGATCCAGTGGATCAGTTCGTTGGTCGAGTTCTGATGGCTTTCGGCATATTTATCGAAATAAATATCAACTTGCTTTTTAGGTTCGGATGGTGCTTTCTTCTCTTTCATCGCGGAGGAATTGGAATGTGTAAAGTTGGCGTTTTTTTGGGGTTGCGGCAAGTAGAGCCACATATTATATCTATTGTCATTGCTGTAAGTAATATAATCCCGGCGGCCTCTAATGGTTTTTATGACATGCCGATGAAAGCCCCCTCTAAATCTCCCCCAAAGGGGGAGACTTTGGAACCCTCTCCTTTGGAGAGGGCAGGGTGAGGCTTCAGCGGTAAAACAAACATGTCATTGAGGAGCGACAGCGACGTGGCAATCCCATAGGCAGGTCCACGTTGCATGTCCTATGGGATTGCCGCGCTATCGCTCGCAATGACAGAGGGGCGTAAAACTGAGAGCGCCCACCTTACGGCCGGGCGCTCTCAGTTTATAAAAAAATCAGTGAAATCCTCCTAAAATCGATGAAATCACCAAAATATTTTAGATGTGGATAGGACGTTTATCCGTCGCCGCCAAGCAAGCCTCACGCATGGCCTCGGTATAGGTTGGGTGGGCGTGGCTGGCGCGGGTAACATCCTCGGCACTGGCGCGGAACTCCATGGCGATCACACCTTCGGCAATCATATCAGCCGCGCGCGGACCGATCATGTGTACGCCCAGTATCTCGTCGGTAGCGGCATCGGCCAGTACTTTTACAAAGCCATCCAGATCGCCGCTGGCACGCGCACGGCCGCTGGCCTTGAATGGGAACTGGCCTGTTTTATAAGCCACACCGGCAGCTTTCAACTGTTCTTCGGTTTGGCCAACGCTGGCAACTTCAGGCCAGGTATAAACTACGCCCGGTATCAGGTTGTAGTTGATGTGTGGTTTCTGGCCGGCTAATTGCTCGGCAACCAGCGTACCCTCATCTTC comes from Mucilaginibacter mali and encodes:
- a CDS encoding YdcF family protein, whose protein sequence is MRLKKTSLLFLLAGLFLQLTVFAQVSPKYQLKAQNYVLAKNYYLLNLVQLSPQVKRLLINDPELTKVASDKVEAIKASLDCKDAACYTSQLKFTNEEIKIVGNRLAQLYKSNNALGLLVKNDLIPSGAYILNKNLSPQQQLVKAWEQDAEGVNYAISVYADGKKPLYADIDSISFNVKAKAYPAVLFDAASVALSECKGSKLFFEPVLTYALQAMEINGRHDAANFEPLSAGLNKVALQNIKQTNWSKYKYSAILILGAGPGDLLTSISATGMLRCRMGAARYFAGLAPFIIVSGGMAHPYKTKYCEAVEMKKFLVENLHVPAKAVIVETQARHTTTNVRNAVRLIYHYGMPFNKAFATVSSKSHVESVAASMAERCIKELKYVPYKVGNRIDDNALELYPLVDALQINPIEPLDPR
- the purD gene encoding phosphoribosylamine--glycine ligase yields the protein MNILILGSGGRESAFAWKIAQSPKCSQLFIAPGNAGTSQYGTTINVKVTDFAGIKQICLDHAIDLVLVGPEEPLVKGVHDYFLADDAIKHIPVVGPQAEGAQLEGSKDFSKQFMQRHNIPTAASQTFTKDTLNEGIAYLATAGLPIVLKADGLAAGKGVLICSTLEEAEHELKEMLTEAKFGDASSKVVIEQFLQGIELSVFVMTDGNSYKILPEAKDYKRIGEGDTGLNTGGMGSVSPVPFADADFIKKVEDRIVIPTVEGLKKEGIPYKGFIFIGLMNCAGDPYTIEYNARMGDPETESVMMRIDSDFVDLLQGVAEGNLHEKAFSISPKTAATVVCVAGGYPGDYMKGQVITGLDNMRGSQVFQAGTALQGEDVVTSGGRVLMVTSLQDTMFEALQQATADASRIYYDGKTFRKDIGFDLI
- the lysS gene encoding lysine--tRNA ligase, with product MSIALSEQEIFRRKSLQDLRDLGINPYPAEAYKVTAHAKDITENFNSQPDNYKEVTIAGRIMTRRIMGSASFFELQDSTGRIQVYIKRDDICPDEDKTLYNTVFKKLLDIGDYVGVRGFAFITQTGELSVHTQELTILSKSLKPLPVVKRDDAGNIFDGFTDPEMRYRQRYVDLTVNPDFKNIFIARSKVISTMRGYFNDQGWMEVETPILQAVHGGAAARPFMTHHNTLDMPLYLRIANELYLKRLIVAGFDGVYEFGKMFRNEGMDRTHNPEFTAMEIYVAYKDYIWMMAMVEECLAKVAMAVHGKTLIKVGSNEIEFGGEYEKLSMYDSILKYTGIDVSAMDEAALRQTCRDLAIEVDSTMGKGKLVDEIFSAKVEANLIQPTYITDYPIEMTPLAKKHRSKDGLVERFELFVNGKEIANAYSELNDPIDQRERFEDQLLLAGRGDEEAMAMDDDFLRALEYGMPPTSGLGIGIDRLVMLMTNQSTIQEVLFFPQMRPEKKAKVATADDFIAAGVPAEWVPVLNKMGFNTVEELKAGNPNKVFNDLGGMRKKLKLDIPMPTKDEVMKWFE
- a CDS encoding DUF47 domain-containing protein is translated as MQQRLYRSAFPNANDLFYNHFNHVAENAVEMAKLLHEAITSDDEQKPQYNAINRLRAKSQELTHRASSDSGKSFISPFDRGDMYSLVRAIDTVAGFINISSRRINLYQPASITPPLKELAGLIVECCVELEKCVHAISDIKNTKAITDCINSVKALEHYADKVYNKAVADLLTGEPNAIELIKYNEILHALETTTDKCEQVTTVIESIVVKNS
- a CDS encoding flavin reductase family protein translates to MLSLNVADLTPMELQNYLQYAIAPRPIALVSTIDSEGKTNLSPFSFFNMFSTNPPVCIFSPARRVRDNTTKHSLENLLEVKECVINIVNYHMVQQTSLSSVEYAKGVCEFEKAGFTRVPSELVKPPRVAESFVQFECVVNDIIALGDGPGAGNLILAEIKLMHINEAVLGADGKIDQTKMDHVARLGGDWYCRVTPDNLFMVEKPNRHIGIGIDALPYNIRNSSVLTGNDLGQLGNLTALPDDEAVNTFAQTPEIKEILDATIGDSHTRELQLQLKAKTLLVEGRVLDALMVLMV
- a CDS encoding VOC family protein; this translates as MEHKAKSLRPFIGSKDFETSRRFYRDLGFEEVVLAHNLSVFKTGNQAFYLQDYYAKDWVDNTMLFLEVDDVDRYWKELLALDLPAKYPGARVSPPRVEAWGKECFLHDPAGILWHIGEFFG